A window of Streptomyces sp. NBC_01689 genomic DNA:
CCGGTTTTGAATTCACGGTCCGGGCCGCCTGGACGAGCTTTTCTGTTCCCCGGGGGGGGAGTTCATCAAGGCAGGAGAGACGTCTGTCACGTTTATTTGTGGAGTGTCTTCCGTCCGGTCCTGATACAGGTCCAAAGAACGGGTACAAAACCCGTCCGCTAGTCCGAAGAGAATTACGGGGCGGCCCCCTCAGAATGTTCGTGACGGTATATCCGGTCGGAGGACTCGATTGCTCGGGTCCCCCGATCTTCGATCAATGGGGAGTCATGTCCAGATCGGTGGCGGCGGACGTCGCAGTGCGTGCGAAGCAAAGCCCGGACGATCCGGCGCTGCTGTTCGGCGGCGCGCGGGACGAGGTCGTCACGTATGCCGAACTGGTCGCGGCGGCGGAGCGGATCGGTGCGGAGCTGGCCGGCCGGTATCCCGACACCCGCCGCCCGCTCGCGCTCCAGGCGTCGAAGTCGGCCGTGGCGATCGCCACGGTCCTGGCCTGCATGAGGGCCGGACGGCCGCTGCTGCTGGCCTCCACGGAACTCGGCCGGGAGCTCCTGGCCGAGCTGGTCGGACGCAGCGGCTGTCAGGCCGTCCTGGGCGTCGCCGAGGAGCGTCTGACGCACCGTCCGGTGACGGCCGCGCCGGGCGGGCCGGTGCTGCCCGAGGACACCAGCCTGCTGCTGACGACGTCCGGTTCCACCGGCATCCCCAAGCTCGTTCCGCTGGGCGCGGCCGGCGTCGACGCCTTCACCTCCTGGGCGGGCAGCGCGTTCGCGCTCGGCACCGGTACGCGGGTGCTGAACTTCGCCCCGCTCAACTTCGACCTGACCCTCCTGGACATCTGGGGCACGCTGCGGCACGGCGGCTGTGTCGTACCGGTGGACCACGACCGCAGCGTCGACACGAAGTACCTGCTCGGGCTGCTGGAGAGCACCCGGCCGCACGTCGTGCAGGCGGTGCCGATGTTCTTCCGGCTGCTGACCGAGGCGGGCACCGGGTCCACGTTCCCGGGCGTGCGTGAGCTGCTGCTGACGGGTGATCACGTGCCGCGGTCCGTGCGGGCCGGGCTGTCGCGGCTCTTCCCGGCGGCGCGGCTGCACAACGTGTACGGCTGCACCGAGACGAACGACAGCATGATCCACACGTTCTCCGCGGCCGAGGCCGCCGACCGGGAGGTGCTGCCCCTGGGCAGTCCGTTGCCGGGCGTGCTGGTGGACGTGGTGGCCGACGGCGAGGTGCTGCGCGGTGCCGGCAGCGGCGAACTGCTGGTCTCGACGCCGTTCCAGACCTCCGGGTACCTCGGCGAGGCCGGGGCGAAGGACCGGTTCGTGGTGCGCGGCGACCGTGTCTGGTACCGCACCGGTGATGTGGTCACCCGTTCCGCCGGCGGTGAACTGGCCCTGGTGGGCCGCACCGACTCGCAGGTCAAGGTGCGCGGTGTGCGCATCAACCTGGAGGAGGTCGAACGGGTCCTGCAGGGCCACGGAGGGGTCGCCGAGGCGGCCGTGGTGGCCGTGCCGCACCCCGACTCGGGACGTGCACTGCACGCGTTCGTCCGGCGCAGCGACGACGCGGTGACCGGACTGCAGCTGCGCAGCTACTGCGCCGCCAAGGTCAACCGGGCGGCCATTCCCGCCGCCTTCCACCTGATGACCGACCCACTGCCGATCGGGCCCACCGGCAAGGTGAGCCGTCGCCTGCTCATGGAGAAGATCCAATGACCATCCAACGCGACATCACCGCGCACATCGTGGCGGAGTACCTGCCCGGCACCCCCGTCTCGGAACTGGACCCGTCCTACGACCTGCTGGAGAACGGCGTCATCAGCAGCCTGGACCTGCTGCGGCTCATCGAGTGGCTGGGTGACCGCTTCGACATCCCGTTCGCCGACCTGGAGATCTCCCCGGACGACTTCCGGTCGGTCGCGGCCGTCGAGAAGGTCGTCCGCCGCTACGCCGGCGTCACCGCCCCCGAGTAACCCCCGCTCCCCCGCACCTCCACACCAGGAGAAAGAAAGGAAACCATGTTCATTCGCGAGAAGTCGCAGGTCACACCGGTCGAGTGGGGAAGCGGTCCGAGTCACCGCCTCCTGGTCGAAGCGGACAACATGGGCTTCGGCATCTGTCACACCGTCGTCCGCGCGGGCACGAAGTCACGGCTGCAGTACCGGCGTCACCTCGAGGCGTGCTACTGCATCTCCGGCTCGGGCCGTGTCGAGGCCGCCGACGGCAGCGTCGCGCAGGACCTGACCCCCGGTGTGCTGTACGTCCTCGACGAGCACGACGCCCACTTCCTGATCGCCTCCCCCGACCAGGACATGGAGCTCGTGAGCGTCTTCAACCCGCCGCTGAGGGGCGACGAGAGCCACGCGCTCAGCGACGAAGCCTTTTCCCAGTACTGAGGATCGGACACTTCCCCGTCATGATGCGCTGGAGCGAGGAACAGCAGGAACTGCGTGAGGCGATCGGCGCCGTGGCCTCGAAGGCCGGCGCCGACCACCTCGAACGCGACCGGGACGGCACGTTCGACCGGGACGGCTGGCAACGACTCAGGGACGTGGGCCTGTTCGGGCTGCCGTTCGACCCCCTCCACGGGGGTCTGGGCAAGGACCTGCTGACCACCGTCCATGTGCTGGAGCAGCTCGGCCACGACTGCCAGGACTCCGGGCTGAACTTCTCGGTCTCCACCCACATGGTCAGCACCGGTGTCCCGCTCCAGCGGTTCGGTTCGTCGGCGCTCAAGGCCCGCTACCTGCCGGAGATCTGCGCCGGCACGATGATCGGCGCGCACGCCATCACCGAACCCTCCGGCGGTTCGGACGTGATGGGGATGCAGACCACCGCCGTCCTGGACGGCGACGACTTCGTCCTCAACGGGAGCAAGTCGTTCATCAGCAACGCCTCGATCGCCGACGTGATCGTCGTCTACGCCCGGACCGGCGCGCCCGGTGACCTGGCCGGGATCACCGCGTTCCTGGTGCGCCGCGACTCGCCGGGCCTGTCGGTCGGCAACCCCATCTCGAAGATGGGGCTGCGCACCTCGCCGCTGGCCGAGGTCTTCCTGGACGACGTCCGGGTGCCCCGGGACCACGTGGTCGGCAGCAAGGGCGCGGGGTTCCTCATCTTCGACCACGTCATGAAGTGGGAGATCCTGTGCGGCTTCGGGATCAACGTCGGCGAGATGCGCCGGCGCCTGGAGCGGTGCGTGGAGTACGCCCGTACCCGTACCCAGTTCGGGTCGGTCATCGGCGCGAACCAGTCGGTCGCCAACATGATCGTCGAGATGCGGATCGACCTGGAGACCTCACAGAAGTGGATCTACGACACCGCCGAGAAGGTGCAGTCCAAGGCCGACGCCGCCAGTGACGTCGCGATGACCAAGCTGGTGGTGAGCGAGGCGAACGTGCGCTCCGCGCTGAACGCGATCCAGGTCTTCGGCGGTTACGGCTACGTCAGCGAGTACGGAGTCGAGAAGGACCTGCGGGACGCCGTGGGCGGGCGGATCTACTCCGGCACCTCGGAGATCCAGCGCCAGCGTCTGGCCACCCTCATGGGCCTGAACCGTCCGCTCAGGCCCGCGCAGGCCTGAGGATCTGGAAGGAATCCCGAGAAACATGGCAGAGAACACCGGTGCCGCGGCTGCGGCCGGCACCGCCACCGAGACGGCCACTCTGGCCGCGACCGAGTTCCTGGACCACCGCTCGCCGGCCGTCCGCGCGTTCGTCGACAAGACCCTCGCCCGGGCCAAGGAGAGCGAGACAAAGACGCAGAAGGCGATCGCGCTCTACTACGCGGTGCGCGACGGCATCACCTACGAGGTGTACGGCGCCGATCTGACCCGGCACGGGCTGAGCGCGACCGGCGTGCTGGAGAAGGGCTTCGGGTTCTGCGTCCACAAGTCCATCCTCTACGCGGCCGCGCTGCGCGCCGTGGGCATCCCGAGCCGCGTCTACTACGGCGACGTGCGCAACCACCTCGCCTCGCCGCGGCTGCGGGAGCTGGTCGGCGGGGACGTCTTCCGCTTCCACAGCCTGACCGTGGTCGAGCTCGACGGCAGGTGGGTGAAGGCGACCCCGGTCTTCAACAAGCTTCTCTGCAAGCTCTACAAGATCAAGCCGCTGGACTTCGACGGCCGCACGGACAGCCTGTACCACCCGTTCGACGAGGACGGCCGGCAGCACATGGAGTTCATCCACGAGCACGGCTCCTTCGACGACGTCCCCTACGACCTGGTGGTCGGCGGGATCCAGCGGGCCCACCCGCAGCTGTTCGCGAGCGCCCACACCACCGTCTCCGGATCGCTGGCCGACGAGGCCGCGACCGCGACGGTCTGAGACGGGGTCCGGTGCGGCCCCACCCGGTCTCCCCGCCGGGCCGGCCGCACCGGACCGCCCACCACCCCGCACCCCCCTGCACCACCTCGCCCCCACCCGCACCCGTATGTACCCGCACCCCACAGGAACGGAGATCGCTGTGTCGGCAGCGGCCACGACCCGCGACGACCTCACCGGATACGCCGAGTACGCCGGCTGGTCGCACACGCTGCACCGCAGCCACCCCGGAGGGCACCTCGTCCTGCCGGGCGCCTACCTGAAGTGGTACGACATCCGCGGCGCGGAGCAGGAGGCGACGCCCGAGGTCGGCGAGCGGGCGCGGGTGTTCCTGCGGGCCGAGGAGGCCGCCGGACGGCTGGCGTTCCGCAAGGAGTTCGGCTACGTGCTGCTGCACCGCTGCGGCGACCACTACTTCATGCAGGTCTGCGTGTGGCGGGACCGCAACGAGCTGGTCCAGGCGATCTACGCCGACACCGGCGACGGCTTCCGCCCCTACGAACAGGAGCCCGGCCTGCAGCTCGCCGCCCAGGACGTCGTCGAACTGGACGTGACCGGGCACGAGCGGCGCGCCTGGTCGCTCTACCTGCGCTCGGCGCGCGACACCGCCGCGAAGCAGGCCTACCTCGACGACTTCGACACCGAGCGCCCGGTGGGCTGACCCTTGCGAAAGGCAGGAAGCGCCGTGTCCCTCCACCCGGTCACCGACCACGCGTTCTCCCCCCGCCTCATCGGTGAGATCCGCTCCGACGCGCCGCTGATCGTCGCGGCCGTGGCGGAGGAGGCGGCCCACCTCGACGGCCGCTTCCCCCTGCTGGTCACCGGGATGGGAAAGGTCAACGCGGCCGCGGCCCTCGCCCTCACCCTGTCCCGGGGCGAGCGCCCCGGCGAGATCGTCAACCTCGGCACGGCCGGAGCGCTGAAGGACGGCCTGCCGGGCGTCCACGAGATCTCCCGGGTCGTCCAGCACGACTTCGACACCGCCCTCCTGCACCGGATCAGCGGCCGCGTCTACGGTGCCCCCCTCACCGTGGGCGCGGACCGCGGGCCCACCCTCGCGACCGGCGACACCTTCGTCACGGACTCCGCCGTCCGCGACCGGCTCGCCCAGGAGGCCGACCTCGTCGACATGGAGGGCTACGCCGTCGCGACCGTGGCACAGCACCTCAACATCCCCGTACGTCTCGTCAAGTTCGTCAGTGACAGCGCCGACGAGGACGCACGTACCACCTGGCCCGAGGCACTCGACCACGCCGCCGGAATCCTGGCCGGCTGGGTCGCACAGCACCTCCCCGCACCCCGCACGCCCCGCCGCCTCCCCCGCCGCACCCGCACGTCCGCCGTCTTCACCGTCCACCCGCTGTCAGCGCCCCGCGCCGCATAGGGCTTCACCGCCGACAGCCCCCGCACCCAAGGGAGCGCCGTGTCTCACCGCCTGTTCACCTCGGAGTCCGTCACAGAGGGACACCCCGACAAGATCGCCGACCAGATCAGCGACACCATCCTCGACGCGCTGCTGCGCCAGGACCCCACCTCACGCGTGGCGGTGGAGACACTGATCACCACCGGCCTGGTGCACGTGGCCGGCGAGGTCGCGACCACCGCCTACGTGCCGATCGCCCAGCTCGTCCGGGACAAGATCCTGGAGATCGGCTACGACTCCTCCGTCAAGGGCTTCGACGGACTGTCGTGCGGGGTGTCCACGTCGATCGGCACCCAGTCCCCCGACATCGCCCAGGGCGTCGACTCCGCGTACGAGAAGCGCGCCGGGGACGGCCAGAGCGACGACCTGGACCAGCAGGGCGCCGGTGACCAGGGCCTGATGTTCGGCTACGCGACGGACGAGACCCCGGAGCTGATGCCGCTGCCGATCCACCTCGCGCACCGGCTCTCCCACCGGCTCTCCGAGGTCCGCAAGAACGGCACGGTCCCCTACCTGCGCCCCGACGGCAAGACCCAGGTCACCATCGAGTACGACGGCGACCGGGCGGTCCGCCTGGACACCGTCGTCGTGTCCTCCCAGCACTCCGCGGACATCGACCTCGACTCGCTGCTCGCCCCGGACATCCGCGAGTTCGTCGTCGAACCGGAGGTGCGGGCGCTCGCGGACAACGGCATCAAGCTGGACACCGAGGGCTACCGCCTGCTGGTCAACCCGACCGGCCGCTTCGAGATCGGCGGCCCGATGGGCGACGCCGGCCTCACCGGCCGCAAGATCATCATCGACACGTACGGCGGCATGGCCCGTCACGGCGGCGGCGCCTTCTCCGGCAAGGACCCGTCCAAGGTCGACCGTTCCGCCGCGTACGCGATGCGCTGGGTCGCCAAGAACGTCGTCGCCGCCGGGCTCGCCTCGCGCTGCGAGGTCCAGGTCGCCTACGCCATCGGCAAGGCGCGGCCGGTCGGCCTGTTCGTGGAGACCTTCGGCACCCACACCGTCGACGTCGACCGGATCGAGAAGGCCATCGACGAGGTCTTCGACCTGCGCCCGGCCGCGATCATCCGCGACCTCGACCTGCTGCGCCCGATCTACGCGCAGACCGCCGCCTACGGCCACTTCGGCCGCGAGGGCGACGCCTTCACGTGGGAGCGCACCGACCGCGTCAACGCCCTGCGGACAGCGGTCGGGCTGTAGGCCCGCCCCGTCCCGGCGACGCGGTGCCGACCGCCTCGCACACGCATCGGGCCCGGCGTCCTCGGGGGACGCCGGGCTCCGGCATTCCCCCGGGCGCCTGCGGCGGGCGGCACCAGGGCCTCCGGCGTGCGCCGCCCGAAGCCGGGGCGTGCACGCGGGAGATGACACCCGCGGCGGCGGAGGTCGTCTCGGCGTGGCGGAGGGGGTCCAGGCGTGGCCGCGGTCGTCTCGGCGGGGTGAAGGGGTCTGGGCGTGGTGGAAGCGGTCTGGGTCTGACGGAGGGCGGGCCGTCCGGCCCCCGTCGGGTCTGACGGAGGGCGGGCCGAGCCCGGGTGAGACGAGCCGGGCCTGGGTGAGCTGCCCGGGCTGGTCCGGCTTGAGCGGAGCGGGCCGCGGCGGGGGCCCTGCCGGGCGCGCGCAGCCGGAGAGTGTCCGCGATGCGGGACCGGAGGTGCCGGAGGCGCACCGGCGGCGGGGGCGAGTCGGCCGGTGCGGGGCGGAATCGACGGGAACGGCCCGGCCGGACCCGTGGCAAGTCCGCCCGTCCGGACCGGCGGTGAATCCGGACGAGCGGACCGGCGGTGAATCCGGACGGCTGGATCGGAGGTGAGCCCGGCGGCGCGCAGCGAGTTGGCCGGACGCCGGATCGTGGGCGAACGGCGCCGGCAGGCCAGGCGTGCGGTGTCGCCGGGACGGCGTCGAGCGGAACCCGCCCGGGGGTCGCGCGTCCGGTGACGCCAGGACAGCCCCCGGGCAGAGCCTCGGTGTCAGGCATCCGGTGGCGCGGGGACGGTTCCGGGCAGAGCCCGGGCGGCAGGCGTCCGGTGGCACCAGGGCAGGCCCGGGCGGAGGCCGGACCGCGGGCGTGCCGGTGGTGCCGGGGTGGAAGCCCGGGTCAGGCGTCCGGCGCGTACGTGTGCAGCCGCTTGGTCCACTCCGGCGTGAGGAGTGCCCGCGCGCTCTCGCGCGGGACGCTGAAGTGCACGTCCCGGCTGCCGTCGTCCACCGGTGTGGGAGTGATCAGGATCGACCACGGCACGGGGCTGGCGGGGAACTCGAACCAGAACGGCCGTCCCGCGCCGAGGTCGATCTCGTAGACGGGCAGCCGGCTGACGTTGTTGACCGCGACGGTTCCCCCGAAGGCGTCCAGGGCCATCCGGCTCAGGACGAGGTGGGTGCGGCGGGCGTCGCGCTGGGCCTCCAGGAAGGCGGCCTCGTCGCGTACCCGGTCGGCGGTGATGCCGTCGACGGCCCGGCGGACGGCCGCGACGGTGTCGGCGAGCGAGGCGGCGCGCAGTTCCGCGGCCCGCATCTCCGGCGTGACGTTGGTGACGGCGTTGCCCCAGTACCCGTCGGGCAGGGCCGCGCGCAGCGCGGAGCGCAGGCCGACGACCATGCCGAGCCGCTCCGCGCTGTCGTCTGGGCGCGCCCGCAGGTCGGCGAGGACCTTCCACAGGTGCGCGCTGAGCGCGTCGCCGCTGGAGACCCGCAGACCGCTGCCGGCGAGCCCGGCGCGGGCGTGCTCCTTCAGCGCCCGCACCTCCTCGGCGGCGAAGCGCAGGGTGAGGGTGCGCACGCGTCGCGCACCGGCGTTGACCCGGAGGATGAAGCGGGCCTTCCGCGGTCCGGACACCAGGGCGTACTGGCTGCTGTGCCGTGCGGCGTCGGGCGCGGCGCCCTCCGCGAGGCCGTCGAGGAGCGTGCGGGCGTACGGGGCCGCGCGGTGCTCCTCGCCGTGGTGGACGCGCGACCAGTGCCGCAGGAAGTCGAGGTATCCCGCGCCGTCGACGATGCTGTGGTTGATCGAGACGCCGAGGACCGAGCCGCCGCCGCGCATATGGGTGACCCGCACGGTCAGCAGCGGGGTGTCGTGCCCGACGATCCGGAAGGCGCTGGCCTTGTGGAGGTAGGAGCCGATGTCGTCCTTGGCCGAACGGCCCAAGCCGTACTCGGGCATGGGCCGGTCGCTGTGGCTCTCGGTGAACGGGACGCCCGCGTCGTCGCAGACGACGCTGAGCCCGCGGTCGTCGTCACGGACCAGCCGTCCGGTCAGCAGCGGGTAGTGCGGCAGGGTCGCGGCCAGTGAGGCGCGCAGCGCCGCGGCGTCCAGCGTCCGGCGGTAGTAGAAGGTGCGCGGGGT
This region includes:
- a CDS encoding AMP-binding protein; this encodes MRAKQSPDDPALLFGGARDEVVTYAELVAAAERIGAELAGRYPDTRRPLALQASKSAVAIATVLACMRAGRPLLLASTELGRELLAELVGRSGCQAVLGVAEERLTHRPVTAAPGGPVLPEDTSLLLTTSGSTGIPKLVPLGAAGVDAFTSWAGSAFALGTGTRVLNFAPLNFDLTLLDIWGTLRHGGCVVPVDHDRSVDTKYLLGLLESTRPHVVQAVPMFFRLLTEAGTGSTFPGVRELLLTGDHVPRSVRAGLSRLFPAARLHNVYGCTETNDSMIHTFSAAEAADREVLPLGSPLPGVLVDVVADGEVLRGAGSGELLVSTPFQTSGYLGEAGAKDRFVVRGDRVWYRTGDVVTRSAGGELALVGRTDSQVKVRGVRINLEEVERVLQGHGGVAEAAVVAVPHPDSGRALHAFVRRSDDAVTGLQLRSYCAAKVNRAAIPAAFHLMTDPLPIGPTGKVSRRLLMEKIQ
- a CDS encoding acyl carrier protein; this encodes MTIQRDITAHIVAEYLPGTPVSELDPSYDLLENGVISSLDLLRLIEWLGDRFDIPFADLEISPDDFRSVAAVEKVVRRYAGVTAPE
- a CDS encoding ectoine synthase, translated to MFIREKSQVTPVEWGSGPSHRLLVEADNMGFGICHTVVRAGTKSRLQYRRHLEACYCISGSGRVEAADGSVAQDLTPGVLYVLDEHDAHFLIASPDQDMELVSVFNPPLRGDESHALSDEAFSQY
- a CDS encoding acyl-CoA dehydrogenase family protein, translated to MMRWSEEQQELREAIGAVASKAGADHLERDRDGTFDRDGWQRLRDVGLFGLPFDPLHGGLGKDLLTTVHVLEQLGHDCQDSGLNFSVSTHMVSTGVPLQRFGSSALKARYLPEICAGTMIGAHAITEPSGGSDVMGMQTTAVLDGDDFVLNGSKSFISNASIADVIVVYARTGAPGDLAGITAFLVRRDSPGLSVGNPISKMGLRTSPLAEVFLDDVRVPRDHVVGSKGAGFLIFDHVMKWEILCGFGINVGEMRRRLERCVEYARTRTQFGSVIGANQSVANMIVEMRIDLETSQKWIYDTAEKVQSKADAASDVAMTKLVVSEANVRSALNAIQVFGGYGYVSEYGVEKDLRDAVGGRIYSGTSEIQRQRLATLMGLNRPLRPAQA
- a CDS encoding transglutaminase-like domain-containing protein; translated protein: MAENTGAAAAAGTATETATLAATEFLDHRSPAVRAFVDKTLARAKESETKTQKAIALYYAVRDGITYEVYGADLTRHGLSATGVLEKGFGFCVHKSILYAAALRAVGIPSRVYYGDVRNHLASPRLRELVGGDVFRFHSLTVVELDGRWVKATPVFNKLLCKLYKIKPLDFDGRTDSLYHPFDEDGRQHMEFIHEHGSFDDVPYDLVVGGIQRAHPQLFASAHTTVSGSLADEAATATV
- a CDS encoding nucleosidase is translated as MSLHPVTDHAFSPRLIGEIRSDAPLIVAAVAEEAAHLDGRFPLLVTGMGKVNAAAALALTLSRGERPGEIVNLGTAGALKDGLPGVHEISRVVQHDFDTALLHRISGRVYGAPLTVGADRGPTLATGDTFVTDSAVRDRLAQEADLVDMEGYAVATVAQHLNIPVRLVKFVSDSADEDARTTWPEALDHAAGILAGWVAQHLPAPRTPRRLPRRTRTSAVFTVHPLSAPRAA
- the metK gene encoding methionine adenosyltransferase, coding for MSHRLFTSESVTEGHPDKIADQISDTILDALLRQDPTSRVAVETLITTGLVHVAGEVATTAYVPIAQLVRDKILEIGYDSSVKGFDGLSCGVSTSIGTQSPDIAQGVDSAYEKRAGDGQSDDLDQQGAGDQGLMFGYATDETPELMPLPIHLAHRLSHRLSEVRKNGTVPYLRPDGKTQVTIEYDGDRAVRLDTVVVSSQHSADIDLDSLLAPDIREFVVEPEVRALADNGIKLDTEGYRLLVNPTGRFEIGGPMGDAGLTGRKIIIDTYGGMARHGGGAFSGKDPSKVDRSAAYAMRWVAKNVVAAGLASRCEVQVAYAIGKARPVGLFVETFGTHTVDVDRIEKAIDEVFDLRPAAIIRDLDLLRPIYAQTAAYGHFGREGDAFTWERTDRVNALRTAVGL
- a CDS encoding acyltransferase; translation: MNNTSAASRTRHHTVTVRAGEATAERVRLSVYDLMTGTFATPRTFYYRRTLDAAALRASLAATLPHYPLLTGRLVRDDDRGLSVVCDDAGVPFTESHSDRPMPEYGLGRSAKDDIGSYLHKASAFRIVGHDTPLLTVRVTHMRGGGSVLGVSINHSIVDGAGYLDFLRHWSRVHHGEEHRAAPYARTLLDGLAEGAAPDAARHSSQYALVSGPRKARFILRVNAGARRVRTLTLRFAAEEVRALKEHARAGLAGSGLRVSSGDALSAHLWKVLADLRARPDDSAERLGMVVGLRSALRAALPDGYWGNAVTNVTPEMRAAELRAASLADTVAAVRRAVDGITADRVRDEAAFLEAQRDARRTHLVLSRMALDAFGGTVAVNNVSRLPVYEIDLGAGRPFWFEFPASPVPWSILITPTPVDDGSRDVHFSVPRESARALLTPEWTKRLHTYAPDA